One window from the genome of Streptomyces sp. NBC_01476 encodes:
- a CDS encoding DUF2255 family protein, which translates to MTAIDYFANTDTVHIATTRQNGGEVVTPIWSVVVDGVPYVRSGYGPDSKWYRRVQRAGRAAFVDGSERYPVTVENLDDEETNAKVDDAYKTKYAAQASSLKDIVSSQARAHTMQVTPQ; encoded by the coding sequence ATGACCGCGATCGACTACTTCGCCAACACCGACACCGTGCACATCGCCACCACCCGGCAGAACGGGGGCGAGGTCGTCACCCCGATCTGGTCGGTCGTCGTGGACGGGGTGCCGTACGTGCGCAGCGGCTACGGGCCTGACTCCAAGTGGTACCGCCGCGTCCAGCGCGCCGGCCGGGCCGCCTTCGTCGACGGCTCCGAGCGGTACCCGGTGACCGTCGAGAACCTGGACGACGAGGAGACCAACGCCAAGGTCGACGACGCGTACAAGACCAAGTACGCCGCCCAGGCGTCGTCGCTCAAGGACATCGTCTCCAGCCAGGCACGCGCCCACACCATGCAGGTCACCCCGCAGTAA